The Deltaproteobacteria bacterium genomic sequence CCGTCGCGGTGGGTGTATCGGTTGGCGTCTCGGTCGGAGTTGCGGTCGGCGTATTAGTTGGCGTGTCCGTCGGAGAGTGGGTCGCGGTGGCCGTCGGGGTCGCGGTCGGGGTCTGAGTCGGCGTGTCTGTTGGCGTTGCCGTCGGTGTGTTGGTCGGGGTGTCAGTTGAAGTCGTCGTCGGCGTCGCGGTTGGCGTCTGAGTCGGGGTTGCGGTCGGCGTTTCAGTGGGCGTCGCCGTTGGCGTCTCGGTCGGAGTTGCGGTCAGCGTATAGGTCGGAGTTCCAGTCGGTGTCTCCGTGGGTGTCTGAGTCGGGGTGGCAGTCGGTGTACTCGTCGGCGTGTCCGTTGGCGTTGCCGTCGGAGTTCCCGTCGGAGTATCGGTAGGCGTTGCAGTCGGCGTATTCGTCGGAGTGTGGGTCGCGGTGGCCGTCGGGGTCGCGGTCGGGGTCTGAGTCGGCGTGTCCGTTGGCGTTGCCGTTGGCGTGTTAGTCGGGGTGTCAGTTGAAGTCGTGGTCGCCGTCGCGGTGGGTGTATCGGTTGGCGTCTCGGTCGGAGTTGCGGTCGGCGTATTAGTTGGCGTGTCCGTCGGAGAGTGGGTCGCGATGGCCGTCGGGGTATCTGTCGGGGTCTGAGTCGGCGTGTCTGTTGGCGTTGTCGTCGGTGTGTTGGTCGGGGTGTTAGTTGAAGTCGTCGTCGGCGTCGCGGTGGGCGTATCGGTTGACGTCTCGGTCGGAGTGGCGGTCGGCGTATTAGTTGGCGTGTCCGTCGGAGTGTAGGTCGCGGTGGCCGTCGGGGTCGCGGTCAGTGTCTGAGTCGGCGTGTCTGTTGGCGTTGCCGTCGGTGTGTTGGTCGGGGTGTTGGTTGAAGTCGTCGTCGGCGTCGCGCTTGGCGTGTCGGTTGGCGTCTCGGTCGGGGTTGCGGTCGGCGTTTCAGTGGGCGTCGCCGTTGGTGTCTCGGTCGGAGTTGCGGTCAGCGTATAGGTCGGAGTTCGAGTCGTGGTCTCCGTGGGTGTCTGCGTCGGGGTGGCAGTTGGCGTATCCGTCTGAGTTTGGGTCGCAGTCGCGGTCGGTGTCGCAGTCGCGGAGCTTGTAGGGGTCTGCGTCGGCGTAGGTGTGGGAGTGTCTGCGAGTTGCGGTTCGGTCGGTTGCTCTTCAGGTGTAGGCGTTGGACTTAGCGTGGCCGTGGCTGTGGACGTGGCAGTTGGCGTAGGTGCGGCGTTGGTCGCCACGAGGTCGATGCGCAAGTCACCGGCTCTACTGGGATCAATGGTGATCTTCATGCTGAAGATGTCGGCTTTGTTGACGGTGCCAAAACCGGAAAGCGGGAAATCGACTGTCTGCGGGCCGCTCACCGCTACGGTCTGTGAGACGGAAGCCGCGCGTCCAGCCGAATCAACCAGTCGCACGGTTATGGGATAAGGCACCGCGGCAGCGTCCGCCGATAGGACCTGCACGCGTATGCCCAACTCAGCAGAGAAATTTGCGTGCAGACCGGCGCCACCGGCATCGTAGAAGAGTTCCACGCGGCCGTTGGCGGCTACCGTGGAGGCATACTCTAGGAGCGTCGCGGTAGTCGATACCCCTACCGTAACCGAGTCGGCGGCCGAACCGATGGCGGTTGCAGCCACCGTCAAACGTCGCACGCCGCCAATTGCGCCACTAAGGCCGGCGTCGGTCGCGGAGGTGGTGCCAACCGTCGACCGCACTAGGCCCGGCGGCAGCTTGGTGGCAACCGCGGCTGAGAAGTCATCTATTGTGGTCGCCGCGGCGTTTCCTGCGATCCCGGGAACAACCGCCAGCAACAGGGCCAGCACGGACGCTGGCAACATCGCCGGCCGCGCAGCGCGCAACACGCTTGGAATGTTCAAGATCCCGCCCCTCTCTGCCTTCACTGCGTCAGCCAGATGCGGCTCAACTGTAGATCCCCGGCGGGTTGCGGATCGACAACAACGGTTATCGCGGCCAGGCGGCGCCGATCGAGGCGTGGGAAGTTGGCTAAACGGAAGTCCACCGTCTGCGGTCCCGGCGCGCTAACCACTTGCGTTGCCCCGGCTTTGCGCCCGGACTGGTCGGTCAGTGTGAGAGTTACGGAGTACGGTACGGCAGCCTCGTCGGAGTCCGCCACCAGCACCTTGAGGCTGAGGTTCGCGGATACGTCGAGGCCGAGCTTGCGGCCGCCGGCATCATAACTCAGTTCCAACTTGCCGTCGGCGCCTTCGCTGCTGGCGTAGTTCAGCAGCGCCCCCGTAGGCTCCAACTGGGTGCTGACGGCATCGACATCAGCGAGCCCGATCTCCGTAGCGGTAATCGTCAGTCGGCGCTGGCCGCCAATGACGCTGAGTAGTCTTGCTTCGCTGCGCGCCTTGCTTCCACGCTCTTCTTGCCGCAAGCCGCGGTGCGGGCTGCCGCTGCGGAAGTCGTCGATGTTGCGATCGGCGGCCAGGGCGTGGCCAACTGCTGTGGCGTTAAGCACCAAAGCGAGCAGCCCGGCGCAAACAGCGGATCGGATGGACATCACAAATCACTCCTTAACCTGGCCGCGCGCCCCTGAACGCCACTCGCCTTTGCTCAGGCGACCCACTGGCGCGCCGCCCCACGCCCGCACGATCTTCGGGTCCAACCGATGCGCCAGCGCACCCAGAGCCCGCAGATCGATGCGCAGCAAGGCCGCCACCTCGTCCGCGGTAAGCTCCAAGGCATACTCGCGGCACACCGATGTGGTCTCGGTGAAGAACCGCTCCCGAAAGGCGGCATCCGTCACCATCCGCCCGAGAATGCTCTCCAACTGTCTCTGGCTCATGCGCTCGCTCTCTCTGTTGTCTCAGGCATTGAGCAAAGCAGCGGCCAAGCCGGCGAGAAGTTGCGCTCGGCGCCGGAACCCGCGGAGCGACAGCGCTTCCAGCCGCTGGCGCCGCCGAGTCTCCGTGCCAGCCCCCGCCGGATGTGGCTGACACCAACCAGCCTGGCTGACATAAGCCGGCGAATGCCAGCGGCGGTCATGTCGCAAGTCATGTCGCTAGCGACATATGCCATGCGTACTTATACGGATCATCAAATGCGTGATGACGCTTTGGTTAGTCATGACGTTGACCGCCGTCACCGCTGCCGGCTCCGGACCGGCCGTTAGCGCACCCGCGCTTGCGGTCGGTCGCGCCGCGGGGTAAGGCCCCGGGCAATGAGCGCCGCCCCACCGCTGCGACCACCGACGCGGCTTTCGGCTTTGTGCATGGCCTGTGCGGGCGTCGCCTTTCTTACCGGCTGGCTGCTGGTAGTACTGGCGGCTCCCGATATGGTGGCGTTCTTCTATCAGCCGCGGGTTTTGGCCATCACGCACACGTTCACGCTCGGTTGGATCAGCCTGTCGATGATCGGCGTGCTCTATCAATACGTGCCCTCGCTGACGAAGAGCCCCCTGGCCTACCCGCGCCTGGCCGGCTTGCAGGTCGGGCTCTTCATCCTCGGCGCCGCCGGCATGGTCGCGCACTTCTGGATGGGCCGGTTAAACGGCATGGCATGGAGCGCCGGCGTCGTGCTCGCCAGCGTGTTGCTGTTTGCCGGATTGCTGGCGCCCTCGCTGGCACGCGCTCCGCGTTACGATGCCACGGTGATCGGCATCAGCGTCGCCGTCGCCTCCTTTGTCGGCACGGCGGCATTGGGCGTCTTATACGCCATCGACAAAGTCTACCCCTTCTTGGCGGGTAGCGTGCTGTCGAACATCGCCGCCCATGCTCACCTCGGCCTGCTGGGCTGGATCACGCTAACGATCTGCGCGGTATCTTACCGGATGGTGGCGGCGTTTCTGCTTCCCGAAGTGCTCTTCCCCGCGGCCACGCGCCGCCAGATCCTGCTACTGGCCGGGCTGATGCCGGTACTGCTGACGACCTTGCTCTCGCGTTGGCAGACGGCCACCTTTGTGGTCGGCTGCTTGGTGGCGATCGCGTTAGCTTGGTACGTGATCATTCTCTGGCGGCTGCTGCAGGGGCGGCGGATGCCGGTGGACTGGACGCTGGCACACGTGCTCGCGGCGCTCGTGCATCTGGCGGCCGCAATTGGCTGCGGCTTGGCGCTGGTAGTGCTGGTCGATCCCGGCAGCGCGCTGGGTAATCGGCTGGTGTTGGCTTACGGCATATTCGCGCTGAGCGGATGGATTTCCAACTTCATCATCGGCATGGCCACGCGCATGGTTCCCGGCCTGGTCGGCAAAGGCGCGCGCCCACTACTCTCGGAGCGCGGGCGCGCTCTGCTCTTTGGTCTGCTCAACGCCGGCATCGCCGCCGCGGCAATGGCGGCGCTCAGCGCCAGCGCGCCGGCTCTCCGTCTTGCCGCCCTGCTGCCGCTAGCCGCCGGCCTGTTGTTCTGCACCACGCTGCTGCGCCGCCTGTCCCGGCCGCGCCCGACCTCGTGATCATTGCCGGCGCTCGCATCACACCATCCTTGACGCAGGATTTGCCGCTGGTAAACAAGTGTTCATTCGGCAGCACAAGCGCCCCCGGCGGGTGGGCTTGGTAGGCGCGGTCTGGCTCTCCAGATCCAAGATGCCGCCTGCCTGCGGGCAAAGGAGACATGATGCGCACGGAAATCTGCGACCGCTTGGGAATCGAATTACCGATCTTCGCCTTCAGCCACTGCCGCGACGTGATCGCCGCAGTCAGTAAAGCCGGCGGGTTTGGTGTGCTCGGGGCCGTGGGCTTTCCGCCCGACCAGCTCGAAGTCGAGCTGAAATGGATCGACGAGCACACCGGCGACAAGCCCTACGGCGTCGACATCGTGATCCCCGGCAAGTACGAGGGCATGGGCGAACTCGATCCCAAGAAGATCGAGCAGCAGCTACTCGCCGCGGTGCCGCCGCAGCACCGCGAGTTTGCCGACAAGGTTCTGGCCGATCACGGCGTGCCCAAGCTCCCCGCCGGCGAACGGCCGGTCAGCCAGTTGCTGGGCTGGACGGCGGCAACCGCGACCCCGCAAGTGGAGGTGGCCCTGCGCCACCCCAAGGTCAAGCTGATCGCCAACGCGCTCGGTACCCCGCCGGCCGATGTGATCGCCGAAGTCCACGGCGCCGGCCGCTTGGTCGCGGCTTTGTGCGGCTCGGCGAAGCATGCGCGCTCGCACCAAGCCGCGGGCATCGACATCATCATCGCGCAAGGCTACGAAGGCGGCGGGCACACCGGCGAGATCGGCAGCGTCGTGCTGTGGCCCGAGGTAATTGATGCCGTCGCGCCCACGCCCGTGTTGGCCGCCGGCGGCATCGGCTCGGGCCGTCAGATCGCCGCGGCGCTGGCGATGGGCGCACAGGGGGTTTGGACCGGCTCGCTGTGGCTGACCGTGCAGGAGGCCGACGTGCCGCCGGCGCAAATGGCCGCCTATCTCGAAGCCACCAGCCGCGACACCGTGCGTTCGCGCTCCTTCACCGGCAAGCCCTGCCGCATGCTGCGCAACGACTGGACCGAGGCCTGGGAAGGCCCCGACTCACCCAAACCACTCGGCATGCCGTTGCAGTTCATGGTCACCTCCGACGCCGTGGCCCGCGGCCACCGTTACGCCGACAAGGCCAAGGCCGTCATGTTCAGCCCAGTTGGCCAAATCGTCGGTTCGATGAACACCGTGCGTTCGGTCAAAGAAGTCATCGTGGAGCTAGTCGAGGAATATCTGACAGCGGTGGAGCGCTTGGAGCGTCTGACCGCGAGCGGCACCTGAGGCCCCGGCCGGCCCGGCCGCCAGCGCGAGCCGCGCGGGGTTGTACCACCGCTGCGCCCGTGGTTCAGTTGCGCGCCATGCCATCAGGATTCACCGCCACCTCTTCGGCCACCGCCTCCGCGCGCCCGCTGGCGCTGGCCGCGGTCGCGGTCGCGGTTCTCACCTGGGGCTGGAGCAACGTCGTCATCAAGGCGGTGTCGACAACCGGATTGGTGGCGTCGTTCTACCGGCTATGGTTTGCGATCCCGCTGCTGTGGCTGTTACCCGTGATCATGCCCTCGACCCGCGCCCGGCTGACGCGGTCGTGGCTGACTGCCTCGCTCGCGGGTGGGGCGTTGTTCGCCGTGCATCAGATCCTGTTCTTCAGCAGCCTCAAGCTCACCAGCGTCGCCAACGTAACCATCATCGGGGCGCTGCAGCCGGCGCTGGTGCTGCTGGTTGCCGGCCGCCTGTTCGCCGAGCGTGCCAGCGCCGGCGCGGTGATCTCGGCGTTGGTGGCAGTGGCGGGTACGATACTGGTGATCGCGGGGTCGGCCGGCACACCGCACTGGAGCCCGCTCGGCGACGCCCTGGCCACGGTGAACCTGTTCGCCTTCACCGCCTATTTCCTCGCCTCCAAGCACTTCCGCGCCAGCGTCGGGGCCACCGAATACGTGCTCGGTATGACCACCGTGGCCGGGCTGTTGATGATGATCGCAGCGCTGGCCACCAAACAGGACTTGCTCTCGCCCCGCGGTTGGGATTGGCCGTTTCTGCTGTTCATAGCCGTTTTGCCGGGAACCCTCGGCCATTTCCTCACCAACTGGGCGCACCCGCATCTGCCGGCGTTCCTGCTCTCGGTGATGCTGCTGGCGGTGCCGGTGATCGCCACCTCGGGTGCGGCGGTGTTTCTCGACGAGTCGCTCAATCTCACCCAAGTGGCGGGAGGCAGCATCGTCCTGGCGGCGATCGGTACGCTGGTGCAAACCACGGCAGCGCCGGCGGCCGATGAGCTCGCCGAAAGCGCCGCCGAAACCGACGCGCCGTAAGTCAGCGCGCCGCGAGACCGCCGGCGCCGGTAACGCTTGGGCTCGGCGCAGTTGAATTGGCCCCCGGTAATGTGCTTCACCACTGGCCATGGAATTCAATCTCGCTGATCTCTTCGAGCACGCGGTCGACCACTTCGGCGAGCGCGAATACTTGGTCTGTGACGGCAAACGGCGCACCTACCGGGAGATGGACGAGCGCGCCAACCGCCTCGCCCACCACCTGGCGTCCGCCGGCATCGGCCCCGGCGATCATGTCGGCATCTATGCCCTCAACAGCGTCGAATGGGTCGAAACCGCCTGGGCCGTTTTCAAGCTGCGCGCCGTCTGGGTCAACATCAATTACCGGTACGTCGAGCATGAACTCGAGTACCTGTTCTCCAACGCCGACCTGAAGGCACTGGTCTACCAGCGCAGCTTCGCCCCACGCGTAGCCGGCGTACTGCCGGCGATGCCGCTGCTGCGGCACTCGCTGGTGATCGAAGACGGCAGCCCCGAGGACGCCGCTGCGGTCGGCTCGCTCGAGTACGAAGAGGCGCTGGCCGCCGCCTCGCCGGTGCGCGATTTCGGCCCGCGCTCGGGCGACGATCTCTACATCCTTTACACCGGCGGCACCACCGGCCTGCCCAAGGGCGTGGTGTGGCGGCACGAGAACGTCTTCATGGCCCTCGGCGGCGGTATCGACGCCATCAGCGGCGAGCGCGTCGCCCGGCCGCAAGACATGGTCGAGAAGGGCAAGACCGGCATGGTGCTCACCTTTCTGCCGATTGCGCCCTTGATGCATGGCGCCTCGCAATGGGCGGTCATGGGCCAGAGCTTCGTTGGCAACAAGATCGTGCTCATGGGCAAGTTCGAGCCCCGCGCGGTCTGGGCGCTGGTCGAGCGCGAGCGCATCAACTCCATCATGATCACCGGCGATGCCATGGCGCGGCCGCTGATCGAGGCGCTCAACGCTCCCGCTGCCCCTTGGGACACTTCCTCACTATTCCTGCTCACCAGCAGTGCGGCGACCTTCTCGCCGTCGGTGAAGGAGCAGTTCTTCGCCCGCTTCCCCAACCTGATGATGTTCGATGCCGTCGGCTCGTCCGAGACCGGCAATGCCGGCATGGTCATGGTGCAAGCCGGCCAGACCGCCATGAGTGGGGGGCCGACGATCAAGGGCTTGAAACAAACCATCGTGCTCGATGAGCAGGGTCAACCGGTCAAAGCCGGCTCGGGCACAATCGGCAAGCTGGCGGTTTCGGGCGACATCCCGCTCGGGTACTACAAGGACCCGCAAAAGACCGCCGAGACTTTCGTCGTCTTCAACGGCGTGCGCTACTCCGTGCCGGGCGACTTCGCCATGGTCGAGGCCGACGGGCGCATCACCGTGCTCGGTCGCGGCTCAGTGTCGATCAATTCCGGCGGCGAGAAGATCTTCCCGGAAGAAGTGGAAATCGCCGTCAAGTCGCATCCCGACGTCTTCGACTGCACGGTGGTCGGGGTACCCGACGAGCGCTGGGGCCAACGCGTGGTGGCGGTGGTGCAGCCGCGGCCGGGGGCCACGCCGGCGTTGGCGTCGATTCAGGAACATTGCCGCAAACTCATCGCCGGTTACAAAGTCCCGCGCCAAATCCACGTGGTCGACACCATCGTGCGCTCACCCAGCGGCAAGCCGGACTACCGTTGGGCCAAGGCGGCGGCCATGGAGGCCGTCTAGCGCGGCTGCGCGCGCCGCGGCGGCGTTGGCGCGGCCTGAACGCGAGCGACATGTACCTCGCCTACACC encodes the following:
- a CDS encoding nitronate monooxygenase, with the protein product MRTEICDRLGIELPIFAFSHCRDVIAAVSKAGGFGVLGAVGFPPDQLEVELKWIDEHTGDKPYGVDIVIPGKYEGMGELDPKKIEQQLLAAVPPQHREFADKVLADHGVPKLPAGERPVSQLLGWTAATATPQVEVALRHPKVKLIANALGTPPADVIAEVHGAGRLVAALCGSAKHARSHQAAGIDIIIAQGYEGGGHTGEIGSVVLWPEVIDAVAPTPVLAAGGIGSGRQIAAALAMGAQGVWTGSLWLTVQEADVPPAQMAAYLEATSRDTVRSRSFTGKPCRMLRNDWTEAWEGPDSPKPLGMPLQFMVTSDAVARGHRYADKAKAVMFSPVGQIVGSMNTVRSVKEVIVELVEEYLTAVERLERLTASGT
- a CDS encoding acyl-CoA synthetase, whose translation is MEFNLADLFEHAVDHFGEREYLVCDGKRRTYREMDERANRLAHHLASAGIGPGDHVGIYALNSVEWVETAWAVFKLRAVWVNINYRYVEHELEYLFSNADLKALVYQRSFAPRVAGVLPAMPLLRHSLVIEDGSPEDAAAVGSLEYEEALAAASPVRDFGPRSGDDLYILYTGGTTGLPKGVVWRHENVFMALGGGIDAISGERVARPQDMVEKGKTGMVLTFLPIAPLMHGASQWAVMGQSFVGNKIVLMGKFEPRAVWALVERERINSIMITGDAMARPLIEALNAPAAPWDTSSLFLLTSSAATFSPSVKEQFFARFPNLMMFDAVGSSETGNAGMVMVQAGQTAMSGGPTIKGLKQTIVLDEQGQPVKAGSGTIGKLAVSGDIPLGYYKDPQKTAETFVVFNGVRYSVPGDFAMVEADGRITVLGRGSVSINSGGEKIFPEEVEIAVKSHPDVFDCTVVGVPDERWGQRVVAVVQPRPGATPALASIQEHCRKLIAGYKVPRQIHVVDTIVRSPSGKPDYRWAKAAAMEAV
- a CDS encoding DMT family transporter, translated to MPSGFTATSSATASARPLALAAVAVAVLTWGWSNVVIKAVSTTGLVASFYRLWFAIPLLWLLPVIMPSTRARLTRSWLTASLAGGALFAVHQILFFSSLKLTSVANVTIIGALQPALVLLVAGRLFAERASAGAVISALVAVAGTILVIAGSAGTPHWSPLGDALATVNLFAFTAYFLASKHFRASVGATEYVLGMTTVAGLLMMIAALATKQDLLSPRGWDWPFLLFIAVLPGTLGHFLTNWAHPHLPAFLLSVMLLAVPVIATSGAAVFLDESLNLTQVAGGSIVLAAIGTLVQTTAAPAADELAESAAETDAP